CAAAATTCATTTCCTTGTCTTTTTATTAGCAACCCCAATAATCTTTATTATTTGGTATTTAACAGACACTACTTATCCATGGCCTTTATGGTCTACATCTGCCTGGGCAGTTGGAGTTGTTTTTCACTATTTAG
The sequence above is a segment of the Flavobacterium sp. genome. Coding sequences within it:
- a CDS encoding 2TM domain-containing protein, translated to MKTRFNIDTKTNKNLKLGFKIHFLVFLLATPIIFIIWYLTDTTYPWPLWSTSAWAVGVVFHYLGVYVFRKNRI